The Pseudomonas sp. B21-023 genomic interval AACCGCGGGAGTTGGGACGCCTGGATATTCGCGTCAATGTGGCGACAGACCAGTCGACCCAGATCCACTTCGTCAGCGGCCATGCCGGTGTGCGCGACGCGCTCGACAGCCAGGTGCATCGCCTGCGAGAGCTGTTCGCCCAGCAGGGCTTGGCCCAGCCCGACGTCAGCGTGGCTGATCAGTCCCGTGGCCAGCAGCACCAGCAAGAGGCGCAGCAGGGTGGGTCGGGCCTGTCCGGGGTGGCGGCGCGGCGTGGCAACGCAGCGGACGGGGACGATGCCGATCCCGCTGAAGTCGCGCGCCCTGTCGAGCAGCAGGTGGTGGTAGGCGACAGTGTGGTCGATTATTACGCTTGATTGTTTGGGCTTGCCTGGCGTTGCCTGTGTGCAGCGACGCCAGGCGAAATTTTACAGATGCCGCATCTCGTAAAGTGGTTGCACCCCCAGAAGCTCGCAAAGGCAAATCTGGCATAACACTTGCTCAGCCACGTCATCCTTCTTTGAAACCCCGATGGACGACGGATTATTGGCATGGCGAAGAGCGACGCAGTGAAAGACCCCGCCACTAAAGGCAAACTCAAGCTGATCCTGCTGTTGGTGCTGGCGCTGCTTCTCGCAGTCGGCCTGTCGGTGGGTGCGACCTGGTTCTTCATGCACAAGAGCGAGTCGGCTCCGGCGCCTGAAGCAGCTCAGAGCAACATCAAGCCAGCGGCGATCTATGAGCCCCTGGCACCGGCCTTTGTCGTCAACTTCAACCAGAATGGCCGCCAGCGCTACATGCAGGTGAGTATCACCATGCAGGGCCGCAGCCAAGCGGACCTGGAGGCGCTGAAAGTACACATGCCGGTGATCCGCAACAACCTGGTGATGATGTTCTCCGGGCAGGGTTTCGACACCCTCGCCGCGAGCCCGGTCGGCCAGGAAATGCTGCGCCAGAAGGCTACCGCGGTGGTCCAGGAAGTGGCGCAGAAGGAAGTCGGCAGGCCGGTCGTCGACCAGCTGCTGTTCACCAATTTCGTATTGCAGTAGGAGCACATAGATGGCCGTGCAGGACCTGCTGTCCCAGGATGAGATCGACGCCCTGCTGCATGGGGTGGACGATGGGCTGGTACAAACCGAGAGCACCGGCGAGCCCGGCAGCATCAAGAGCTACGACCTGACCAGTCAGGATCGTATCGTCCGGGGGCGCATGCCGACCCTGGAAATGATCAACGAGCGTTTCGCCCGTTACACCCGCATCAGCATGTTCAACCTGCTGCGCCGCTCCGCCGACGTGGCGGTGGGCGGCGTGCAGGTGATGAAATTCGGCGAGTACGTGCACTCGCTGTATGTGCCGACCAGCCTGAACCTGGTCAAGATCAAGCCGTTGCGCGGCACCGCGCTGTTCATCCTCGACGCCAAGCTGGTGTTCAAGCTGGTGGACAACTTCTTCGGTGGCGACGGCCGTCATGCCAAGATCGAGGGGCGTGAATTCACCCCGACCGAGCTGCGTGTAGTGCGCATGGTCCTGGACCAGTGCTTCGTCGACCTCAAGGAAGCCTGGCAGGCGATCATGCCGGTCAACTTCGAGTACATCAACTCCGAGGTCAACCCGGCCATGGCCAACATCGTTGGCCCCAGCGAGGCCGTGGTGGTTTCGACCTTCCACATCGAACTCGATGGCGGTGGCGGCGACCTGCACGTGACCATGCCGTACTCGATGATCGAGCCGGTGCGTGAAATGCTCGATGCCGGCTTCCAGTCCGACCTGGACGACCAGGACGAGCGCTGGGTCAAGGCGCTGCGTGAGGATGTTCTGGACGTCAATGTGCCGCTGTCGGCCACTGTTGCCCGCCGCCAGCTCAAACTGCGCGACATCCTGCACATGCAGCCAGGCGACGTGATCCCGGTGGAACTGCCGGAGCACCTGGTATTGCGCGCCAATGGCGTGCCGTCGTTCAAGGCGCGGCTGGGATCGCACAAGGGCACCCTGTCGCTGCAGATCATCGACCCGATCGAGCGCCGCTGACGGCGTGCCGGTCGCTTAAACGTATTGAATGCCTGTCGAGGAAATCATGGCTAACGAAAACGAGATCAACTCTCCAGAGGAACAGGCCCTGGCCGATGAGTGGGCCGCGGCCCTGGAAGAGACCGGCGATGCCGGCCAGTCCGACATCGATGCGCTGTTGGCTGCAGACTCCGGCGCCGGCCGCCTGCCGATGGAAGAGTTCGCAAGCTCCCCCAAGCCCAACGAGAATGTCAGCCTCGAAGGTCCCAACCTGGATGTGATCCTGGATATTCCGGTGAGCATCTCGATGGAAGTGGGCAGCACCGAAATCAACATCCGCAACCTGCTGCAACTCAACCAGGGTTCGGTGATCGAGCTTGATCGCCTCGCCGGCGAGCCGCTGGATGTGCTGGTCAACGGCACGCTGATCGCCCATGGCGAGGTCGTGGTGGTCAACGAGAAGTTCGGCATTCGCCTGACCGACGTGATCAGCCCCAGCGAACGTATCAAGAAGTTGCGCTGAGTGAAGCGCATGGTGCGGGCCATGCTGGCCCTTGGCACGTTGCTGGCCAGTGAGGTGGTGATCGCCGCTGCCGAGCCGGTAACCGTGCCGGCTGCGGCGCCTGCCCCTGGCGGCTTCGGCGCGCAGCTGGCGCAGACCGTATTCGGCCTGCTGGTGGTCGTCGGCCTGATCTTTTTCCTGGCCTGGTTGCTGCGGCGCATGCAGGGCTCGGTGCAGCGGGGCGCTCCGGTCATCGAGATCGTCGGCACCCGTGCCATTGGCCCGCGCGACCGGTTGCTGCTGATCCAGGTGGGCAAGGAGCAGATTCTCATTGGCCATACCCCTGGCAGCATCGAGGCGTTGCATGTGCTGGCCGAGCCTGTCGACGTGCCCGCCGATGCGCGCCAGGCCACGCCGGAATTCGCCCAGCGGCTGCTTGAGCTGATGGGCAAGGATCAGAAGGACAAGAAGTGATGACCGGCGCACTGCGCTTACTGTTGACGCTGGCGCTGCTGCTGGCTGCACCGCTGGCCCTGGCTGCCGACCCGTTGTCCATCCCGGCCATCACCCTGTCCAATGGGGCGGACGGGCAGCAGGAGTATTCGGTCAGCCTGCAGATTCTGCTGATCATGACTGCGCTGAGCTTCATTCCGGCGTTTGTCATCCTGATGACCAGCTTTACCCGCATCATCATCGTCTTCTCGATCCTGCGACAGGCTCTGGGCCTGCAACAGACACCCTCGAACCAGATCCTCACCGGCATGGCGCTGTTCTTGACCATGTTCATCATGGCGCCCGTGTTCGAGCGAGTGAACAAGGATGCCATCCAACCTTATCTGGCCGAGCAGATGACGGCCCAGCAGGCCATCGACAAGGCCCAGGGCCCGTTGAAGGACTTCATGCTGGCGCAAACCCGGCAGAGCGACCTGGACCTGTTCATGCGCCTATCCAAGCGCACCGATATCGCAGGCCCGGATCAGGTGCCGCTGACGATCCTGGTGCCGGCGTTCGTGACCTCCGAGCTCAAGACGGCGTTTCAGATCGGCTTCATGATCTTCATCCCGTTCCTGATCATCGACATGGTGGTCGCCAGTGTGCTGATGGCCATGGGCATGATGATGCTGTCGCCGCTGATCATTTCGTTGCCGTTCAAGATCATGCTGTTCGTGCTGGTCGATGGATGGGCGCTGATCATGGGTACCCTGGCCGGCAGTTTCGGCGGTGTCTGATGCCACCAAGGAGAGTCTTGCATGACACCTGAAGTCGCAGTCGACCTGTTCCGTGAAGCCTTGTGGATGACCTCCATGATGGTGGCTATCCTGGTGGTGCCGAGCCTGCTGGTCGGCCTGGTGGTGGCAATGTTCCAGGCGGCCACGCAGATCAACGAGCAGACCCTGAGCTTCCTGCCGCGCCTGTTGGTGATGCTGGTCACGCTGATCATCGCCGGCCCTTGGCTTGTGCAGAAGTTCATGGAGTACTTCATTGGCCTGTACACCAGCATCCCGCAGTTGATCGGTTGACGCGGCCATGCTGGAGCTGACCGATACTCAGATCGGTACCTGGGTGGCCACCTTCATCCTGCCGTTGTTTCGGGTGACGGCGCTGCTGATGACCATGCCGATCTTTGGCACCAAGATGCTGCCGGCCCGGGTGCGGCTGTATGCGGCATTGGCCATTACCGTGGTGATAGTGCCGGCGCTACCGCCGTTGCCGCCGATAGACCCCTTGAGCCTGCGCGGCGTGCTGTTGTGCGGCGAACAGGTGATCGTTGGGGCGTTGTTCGGGTTCTCCCTGCAGCTGCTGTTTCAGGCGTTTGTGATTGCGGGGCAGATCATTGCGATCCAGATGGGTATGGCGTTCGCCTCCATGATGGACCCGACCAACGGCGTCAACGTCGCGGTGGTCAGCCAGTTCATGACGATGCTGGTGAGCGTTTTGTTCCTGCTGATGAATGGCCATTTGGTGGCGTTCGAGATCCTCACCGAGAGCTTTACCACGCTACCGGTTGGCAGTGCCCTGGTGGTCAACCATTTCTGGGAGATGGCGGGGCGTTTGAGCTGGGTGCTGGGGGCTGGGTTGCTGCTTGTCTTGCCAGCCATTGCGTCGCTGCTGGTGGTCAACATTGCCTTCGGTGTAATGACCCGCGCAGCGCCACAGTTGAATATTTTCTCCATCGGCTTCCCGCTGACACTGGTGTTGGGCCTGATCATTTTCTGGATCGGCCTGGCCGATATTCTTTCCCATTACCAGGCACTGGCCAGCGAAGCGCTGCAGTGGCTGCGTGAGCTGGCACGGGCGCGCTGAGCATGGCAGAGAGCGAGAGCGGTCAGGACAAGACAGAGGAACCCACCGACAAGCGCAAGAAGGACTCGCGCGAAAAGGGGGAGATTGCCCGTTCCAAGGAGCTGAACACCGTCGCGGTAACCTTGGCCGGCGCGGGTGCGCTGATGGCGTTCGGTGGCTACCTGGCCGAGACGTTGATGGCCTTGATGCGCATGAACTTCAGCCTTACGCGGGAGGTGGTGGTCGACGAGCGCTACATGGCGGCATTCCTGTTGGCCTCGGGCAAGATGGCCATCTGGGCTGTGCAGCCGGTAATGCTGCTGCTGTTCGTGATTTCATTCGTAGCGCCCATTGCGCTGGGAGGGTTCTTGTTCTCGGGCAGCTTGCTGCAGCCGAAGTTCAGCCGCATGAACCCGCTGTCGGGGATCAAGCGCATGTTCTCGCTGAATGCGCTGACCGAACTGGTCAAGGCCATGGCCAAGTTCTTCATGATCTTGATCGTTGCCCTGGTCGTGCTGTCGGCGGACCGTCAGGCGTTGCTGGCCATTGCCAATGAGCCGCTCGAGCAGGCGATCATCCACTCGGTGCAGGTGGTGGGGTGGAGTGCGCTGTGGATGGCGGCGGGGCTGCTGTTGATTGCGGCTGCGGATGTGCCGTTCCAGCTTTGGCAGACGCACAAGAAAATGAAGATGACCAAGCAGGAAGTGAAGGACGAGTACAAGGACAGTGAGGGCAAGCCTGAGGTCAAGCAGCGTATCCGGCAGTTGCAGCGTGAGGCGTCGCAGCGGCGGATGATGGCGGCAGTGCCTGAGGCGGATGTGATCATCACCAACCCGACCCATTTCGCGGTGGCGTTGCAATATGACCCCGAGAAGGGTGGCTCGGCGCCGTTGCTGCTGGCCAAAGGGACAGACTTCCTGGCCTTGAAGATTCGAGAGATCGGGGTGGAGCACAAGGTGCAGATACTCGAGTCGCCGGCCTTGGCGCGGGCCATCTACTACTCTACCGAGATCGAGCAGGAGATTCCGGCGGGGTTGTACCTGGCGGTCGCACAGGTGTTGGCCTATGTGTTCCAGATCCGCCAGTACCGCGCCGGCAGGGGCAAGCGGCCAGAGCCATTGAAAGAAGACCTGCCGATTCCGCCAGATCTTCGCCGCGATAACTGAAATCCGTGAGGCCTACCCAGGCTTTCTGACTGGCCCAAGTGCCGATAGCGCAAAATAATCGTGCGCACGCTTGACCGGTTGAAACGGGGCTGCGAGAGCAGTCCAAAGCGTTTCAGTGTCAGTCCCCATCCCTTTGTTATTTAATGCTGGGAAATATACCTAGTATTTTTGTCAGTTGTGGAGAGCTCCGGGTAAGGCTTAAATGGCTGAGTATTATTATTTATCTTAACTTGGAAGTGAGGGTCTGATAATGAACTTTAGCAGAAAGCCGCGCCAGTCAGAGCTTGATCATTTTTATGAATTGCTGCCACCAATTGCAAACTCTGGCTATAAGTATATTTTTCCTGATGCCTTTGTTCATGATTTGCCGAGTGGGGATGCACCGGTGGGTATTAATGCCAGTGCGTTGAATGCTGATGATGAACTGGTTTGGTGGCTGGAAGCGCCGACTAGTGTCGAAGGCTATCCTATCCAATTGACGCTGGAGGGCGCTGACGCTACTTCTGTTCCAATCGTTTACGCCGGTACGATTCCTTTCGATACACAAGGGTTGCTCGAGTTCAAAGTTTCCAAGGCCGATGTGGTAGAAGGGATTGTTGAGGTCTACGCGAGTATCACTAACCCCGATACTGACGTAAGTGAACTAACACCGAAATTGAAAGTGAAAATCGATCTGCAGGCGCCCGGCGGCCCGGTCGATCCCTCCGGTGTTCAG includes:
- the fliL gene encoding flagellar basal body-associated protein FliL, producing the protein MAKSDAVKDPATKGKLKLILLLVLALLLAVGLSVGATWFFMHKSESAPAPEAAQSNIKPAAIYEPLAPAFVVNFNQNGRQRYMQVSITMQGRSQADLEALKVHMPVIRNNLVMMFSGQGFDTLAASPVGQEMLRQKATAVVQEVAQKEVGRPVVDQLLFTNFVLQ
- the fliM gene encoding flagellar motor switch protein FliM, which gives rise to MAVQDLLSQDEIDALLHGVDDGLVQTESTGEPGSIKSYDLTSQDRIVRGRMPTLEMINERFARYTRISMFNLLRRSADVAVGGVQVMKFGEYVHSLYVPTSLNLVKIKPLRGTALFILDAKLVFKLVDNFFGGDGRHAKIEGREFTPTELRVVRMVLDQCFVDLKEAWQAIMPVNFEYINSEVNPAMANIVGPSEAVVVSTFHIELDGGGGDLHVTMPYSMIEPVREMLDAGFQSDLDDQDERWVKALREDVLDVNVPLSATVARRQLKLRDILHMQPGDVIPVELPEHLVLRANGVPSFKARLGSHKGTLSLQIIDPIERR
- the fliN gene encoding flagellar motor switch protein FliN, with amino-acid sequence MANENEINSPEEQALADEWAAALEETGDAGQSDIDALLAADSGAGRLPMEEFASSPKPNENVSLEGPNLDVILDIPVSISMEVGSTEINIRNLLQLNQGSVIELDRLAGEPLDVLVNGTLIAHGEVVVVNEKFGIRLTDVISPSERIKKLR
- the fliO gene encoding flagellar biosynthetic protein FliO, with the translated sequence MKRMVRAMLALGTLLASEVVIAAAEPVTVPAAAPAPGGFGAQLAQTVFGLLVVVGLIFFLAWLLRRMQGSVQRGAPVIEIVGTRAIGPRDRLLLIQVGKEQILIGHTPGSIEALHVLAEPVDVPADARQATPEFAQRLLELMGKDQKDKK
- the fliP gene encoding flagellar type III secretion system pore protein FliP (The bacterial flagellar biogenesis protein FliP forms a type III secretion system (T3SS)-type pore required for flagellar assembly.); amino-acid sequence: MTGALRLLLTLALLLAAPLALAADPLSIPAITLSNGADGQQEYSVSLQILLIMTALSFIPAFVILMTSFTRIIIVFSILRQALGLQQTPSNQILTGMALFLTMFIMAPVFERVNKDAIQPYLAEQMTAQQAIDKAQGPLKDFMLAQTRQSDLDLFMRLSKRTDIAGPDQVPLTILVPAFVTSELKTAFQIGFMIFIPFLIIDMVVASVLMAMGMMMLSPLIISLPFKIMLFVLVDGWALIMGTLAGSFGGV
- the fliQ gene encoding flagellar biosynthesis protein FliQ, translating into MTPEVAVDLFREALWMTSMMVAILVVPSLLVGLVVAMFQAATQINEQTLSFLPRLLVMLVTLIIAGPWLVQKFMEYFIGLYTSIPQLIG
- the fliR gene encoding flagellar biosynthetic protein FliR encodes the protein MLELTDTQIGTWVATFILPLFRVTALLMTMPIFGTKMLPARVRLYAALAITVVIVPALPPLPPIDPLSLRGVLLCGEQVIVGALFGFSLQLLFQAFVIAGQIIAIQMGMAFASMMDPTNGVNVAVVSQFMTMLVSVLFLLMNGHLVAFEILTESFTTLPVGSALVVNHFWEMAGRLSWVLGAGLLLVLPAIASLLVVNIAFGVMTRAAPQLNIFSIGFPLTLVLGLIIFWIGLADILSHYQALASEALQWLRELARAR
- the flhB gene encoding flagellar biosynthesis protein FlhB, whose amino-acid sequence is MAESESGQDKTEEPTDKRKKDSREKGEIARSKELNTVAVTLAGAGALMAFGGYLAETLMALMRMNFSLTREVVVDERYMAAFLLASGKMAIWAVQPVMLLLFVISFVAPIALGGFLFSGSLLQPKFSRMNPLSGIKRMFSLNALTELVKAMAKFFMILIVALVVLSADRQALLAIANEPLEQAIIHSVQVVGWSALWMAAGLLLIAAADVPFQLWQTHKKMKMTKQEVKDEYKDSEGKPEVKQRIRQLQREASQRRMMAAVPEADVIITNPTHFAVALQYDPEKGGSAPLLLAKGTDFLALKIREIGVEHKVQILESPALARAIYYSTEIEQEIPAGLYLAVAQVLAYVFQIRQYRAGRGKRPEPLKEDLPIPPDLRRDN